In Osmerus eperlanus chromosome 4, fOsmEpe2.1, whole genome shotgun sequence, the sequence tatgttctTCACAAATTAAATGTTCTTCTCCTTTAAACATTCACTGACTACACTCTGCACTTACTCTGTACAGTAGCATCATTGTAACAGCTCAGGTCATAAAACTATTTACAAGACTATTGCACAGACAGCACATGATAAGAATTACATAATCATCCAACTTTCATGACTTGTGTTAAATCAGCCTTGGTTTTAtttttggtttcttgtttcctgTTTTACAGACAACTGTTATTGAATATGTGAAGCCGTCTGATCTCAAGAAAGACATGAATGAGACATTTAAGGAAAAGTTTCCCCATATCAAGTTGACCCTCAGCAAGATAAGAAGGTACTGACACAGGAGCACATGATATTTGTCTCTGGTCCTCCTCTTCAAGCCGTGTACAAATCTCAAGTTTAAACCTGCACTTATATGTTGATACTCTCATCTCTGTCCTTTTAGACATGGTTGGCCTCATCACTTCAGCTTATGACAATAGTCAAATGTTTGCAGAGATTGATCAGAAACATGAAGTATAACCTTGCCTCTTGTCTTTCCTCGCTTTCAGTCTGAAGCGAGACATGCGTGCCGTGAGTGAGGAGTGTGGTCTACAGCCGGTCACCGTGGCAATGGCTTTTGTGTACTTTGAGAAGCTGGTGCTGCAGGGTCGCCTGAACAAGCAGAACAGAAAGCTGGTGGCGGCAGCCTGCGTGTTGCTAGCAGCCAAAATCAGTAGCGACCTGAAGAAGCAGGAGGTCCGACAGCTGATAGATGTGAGTCACGTTGTTATAAAGATAACACCATGAAAGGTCTAGCCACTAGCACAGATGTAAAGAATACAGCTGTCATATTTCGAATGCCAGTCTTACAGTCACCTATAATATTCTTTACATCAGAAATAAACTGTGCATAGAAGTACCCTCATCTAGACTGTGAGCTTGATTGCTGATCATCCAACTTCTCCACTCTCTGTCCATGGTAACTCAGAAGCTGGAGGAGCGTTTCCGTATCAACAGACGGGAGTTAATTCCATTGGAGTTCCCTGTcctggttgccttggagatgggGCTTTACCTCCCTGAGAGCAAGGTCATGCCGCACTACAGGAGACTGGTGCAGCAGGGCTAGTGTGGACCAGTGTGAAACTAACAATGATGGAGATGGGACCTGAATCAAACTCTATGGAGGCAGCCTCTGAAGATGACACATTTGACTGCCAAAGTCTGTTAATGGATTAGTGGTTGatgacatgtttgtgtgtctgaagcTGGCCACCAGTACTAGTTCAACTGAAGAAGTGACCTTCACTTGTTCCTATTTGTCTGAAGTAGCATCTGTTTAGTATGCAGGGATTTTAATATTGAGTGAAttctatttatgtatttatttgtatttccatGGGTCCTTGGGGAAATGGCCTTCTTACTTTTACTGTAGCAATCTAACTGTTGATCTCCTAAATAACCACTGTGTGAATGACTGCACCACTACAGTAGGTGTTTTAATTGAGCCTTTATGGTCATGGAGTTTTACATTATTTAAAATTAAGTTAGGTTCTCATGAAATCTGTCCAACATCTTAAATGTATGTTTCCATGGATCTAGATTTATTGAATCAGACCAACAGTTAGTATTCACAGAAAATGATAGTATTTCTCAAGTCCCAGTGTATTTAGAAAGCAAAATGTCTACTGTAACAGTAGGTGCACAGGTGCCTGTACTTACCCAATGTTGTTTCTCATAAACAGTATTTGTGTACACATATCCACAAGACATTCATTATTAAGTGCCTAAAACAATTTGTGAAATAATTTGTCCCATCAAGCTGTTATTTAGAGCAGttaatgttttgttgttgttgtcttttGATGTGGTGTGTATTGTTACCTTGTTATGACCTGTGAATTTGAATCATGTCTGGTGAAAGTAATCATGAACTTGCATTGTTCTTGTTGAATGGTAAGCGTAATGTTGTGCAAATCATTCGTAAGTAGGTATCTGTACAGTAACTTTCTGCAAAGACTACAGTCTGCAGTGATCttttacaaatgtattttttttttacacagacCTTATGTATTTAAAGTAATTTATTTCTGAATTTTACATGGTGGAACTTCATATTTTCTTGATTAATTGACTGTATGGATGGTGTAATTATTTTTTCAAGTTcacagttaaaataaaattagacAATGTTCTGAAATATATTTTCTGACCTTAAAGACCACGTGACTATTGAGTGTTCTTTTCTTAGTTGGGATGTGACAGACCAGACTGAGAGGCACAGCTGACACGGCTCTGCTCTGGCTTCAGCTTTAAACATACCCCAGTTAGTCTACAGTGTCGAGTACCCAGGCACACTTGATGGACTTACAATGAACTTACAAGTTACTTCTACAGAGGTTTTTATTGTATGTGATGCACACTGCTTCATACATGATACATTGACtgtttttatattttaaaagcTCCATTAGCTTTGTGCACATTAGAAATTAATAAATACAACAGGCAGTGTATTTCATGCCTCTAGATGTAAGATGTCATTAAGTTATAGGAACTTTTATATTCCACTACCTTTTATAATGGTATTTCTTAATAACAGCCAGTAAATAAGTCAACAGCACAATAAATTCAAGAAGGAAAGTTCCTAATCCAGACTCATGTCTTCGTCATCATCTTTCTTGTCTTTGGATTCATCTTCctggtcagatttggtatcggTTTCCATGGCTTTGGCGAAAGCTTCCACATCTGTGAAAGGAAAATATTTAGAACACCGCAATTAATTTCTGTAGTCTGAGGACAATATCATTGGTAGTGTTGTATTTGTACAGGCTGGGGGACTGTACAGAATTTGTGTTTATCTCTAACAATGAATCATGCATTCAAACAAGGTCCCTGTGAATGGTCATCATAGCAGGACACTAACCTCCTTTGTTGGCTGCATCAACTGCCTCAGCAGGCAGGCCAAACTGGTTCATTAAGGGGCCCAACTGCCCTGATGCCAGAGCACTGCTGAACATACTCATAGACTAATGTAGACGGAAAAACAGATTTAATAGTGACACATGACCTTCAATAAAGAAGACGTAAAGAAGCGTGTATAGAAAGTGCAGCAGGTAATGCACGCTGCTGTACCTGCTGAAACTGCGGGGAGGTGATGGTGTTGTGGAGCTCGTCTGGGCTCTGCAGCAGAGCCTCTCCCGAGGGCAGGAAGGGCAGCAGCCTCTGCTGCACCTCAGTGTTGGCCAGGATAGGAGCCATGACCTCAGGAGTCACAACACTGGCCAGGTCCACTGGAGACAACACACATCAGACAGCTCAAAACACCAAGAGACTGTTTTCAGTTAAACAACACCCTACTGTCTGTTGGTTTACTGAAAACTGAACATCAATTACTGTTCCTAGGCTAATAGTGTAACATTCCTGTGAGAAGGggctcctcacctccctgcccagAGGAGGGAACGTTCATGGTTGCCAGGATGCTCTGCAGGTCGCTCAGCTGGATGGCCTGAGTGGGGCTGGAGGCGCcggctgagagaggagggacagcaggAGTGGAGGGACTGCTGGTGGGAGAGGCTGCTGAGGTAGCAGACGGGGTGATGGGTGTGGTTGGTACCTGGGATGAACCAAGTCTGGTGGCAGCAGATGTGGAGGTGGGACTTACTGCTGAAGTTGGACTAAAAGTGAGAAAGATCATTGTAATCAGgagtgaagaggtctgtccttaaccactgatcagttaaaaataattaaagattacaactaatgattactttattacttttatactgtttgtaatgctctgaatataataaactgTTTGAACTATAGCCTGCTATATTAACTCATGAGAACATGGAACGTcagggccatttctaggagccctatctaaagcctaaacaaaagctatctagcatgcGGCATCCTCTTTCTGTGCTTGCAAAGGCTATGTTGATTATCACCCCCTGACATTTCTTGTGAGTAAAAAAGCAAACATATAACAACTcaaaataaataagaaaataagacaGTACCATTCCCCAAACTATTTTGTATTGTAATAgaaattaaaatatataatttggtcAGCTCAGCAGCGGTTGTTTTATCATCCACTGTTGTTGTGTTCGGAGCAAAAAATGATGTTAAGGAAGAGTGCCCGGCAGAACTAGCATTATCCTTGTGCCGTTGCGTAGCGCAGGCATGCCGCTCTAAAGCCCCTTTCCCCTACTACTCACGCCTATATCAATGCGACAGAGCTTACAGAAGGCATGATATTGATCTTTGCTGCTCTTAGTGGCAAAGTGGAGTTCTGAACTCCATGTAGGTTTGAAGGAGGTCTTTCTTTTTGGCATCTGAAAGCCTACGCGAGTGGTAAATTGCGACGGTGGGCAGGAAGGGTCAAAAGGAGGAAAAAAGGGCTAAAAGGAGGAAAAAAGGGCTAAAAGGAGGACACGCAACAGCGGTCCGGACAAAGGGCTGGAAAACCGGACGGTCGAAAtccggacgtctggtcaccttaCCTGCACCTTATAGATCTATATTAAATacgttgattttgtcttgaattTGTACTTGGcaattcacttcattgacttggtactttcacagcaattggaTACCATCTAATACGTCTTCAGGAGTCATGGGTTGCAAAGCTACAACTTTATTTTGTCAGAAACGGCATTGTTAGTACCTTGTAGAAGAGTTGCTGGCTGAGGAAGCCCCACTGCCCAGGAGACTGGCCAGGCCTGGTCCCGCCAAGGCCCCAAGGCCACCTACAGACAAATGAAAACTGTTAACCTTGTAAAGTCACATACTGGTGGCCAAGAAAAACTCAGGCCCTAAATGTGCAGTCATCTTCTAATTAAAATATTAATTAATCCACTTTGTACTTAGCCTGACGTACCAAGACCACCTAATCCAGTCGGCCCGATAAGCTGCATTAGTTGGTTGTGACTCATGTTACCAAGCAGGCTCTGCAGACCACCCTCACCTGTAGCACACAATGGACTACATTTTTACTGTTAAATGGATCTCACTTTAAAAGATTAATCTTTCAATATAAATCTAACCAATGGATAGAAGGCTTATATCTACTGTAGTATTGTGTGAGGGTTTGGAAATGGAACCTTACCACCCAGAGCAGATAACTCATGCCCTCCACTGCCCCCACTGCCCCCACTGCCCAGCGCTCCAGGCATGGGTGGGTTGTTCAGATACTCATTCACTTTACGGCAGTACTCCTCATCCTTATCAGTCTTAGGCTCCTGCATGGATGACAGGAAGAGTCAACTACTTTAAACAGATATTTTAAAACACCTTTTCTATCTCACACAGAAATACAATAGTTGTATGATTTACAGTGATGTTGATCCAACAGAAGGATGAATGACATACACACCTGCATCCAAAAGAAAAGTCTCTTGGAGCCAGCTTTGAATTTCAGGACAAACACACGACCAGTAGTGCACTGGTTGACCCTCTTGAACTCACAATCGTCTGGGAAGATGATCAGGTCCTAAAGTAGAACAGTACACAGGTCATTTGTACAACAGAACGGTCAGAGAGAAAGGATGGGGAGTGTGACAAGAGTAAGAGGAGAGAAACTGAGATGGCCACTGACATCATCCACATTTCCAGTTGTGCGATCCTTCCAACAGAAATGGATGAGAGAGTCATCCGTCTGCTGGATGTAGACCTGCCCCTTGCGTTTGTCCGGGGTCACCGTGCTGCCTTTAAGGGTCATCTTCCCAGCCCGAAACTCCACTAGGTATTTGCTGGAGGACCCGCGAGAGCCGGACACCAGACTGGGGAATAGAGCTCCCGAAGACATGGTGACAAGTAGAAATCTGTCAAAAGGGATGAGTAGGACACATCAGCAAGCTAGCTACATTATGCTACATTTGTATGCACTGGCTTGCTGGCAGGCGGTTCATAGAGTAGCTGATATGCGGTGTCATGTTGACTTAGAAAGAAATTCTACCTAGCTATTACTTTTACTTTGGTATAcatacaataatcatggtacaGTTAACGATGTTAGCTGACAGTAGTAACTATTATCActgtctagctagctagcgagcaGCAACATAACCTTAGCTTGGTCGACAGGCCCTCTCCTCGCCAGTATAATGTGACACACAACAATTCGAAATTTACCTAGTGCTATCAGTCAAATACACATATTTATTAGGATGATTTTTAGCTTACTTTTTGTTGAAACCTGGTGATTGTTTTCAACAGCTCTGAGGATACCGTCTAACAGTAATGTCTAAGATTACTGTACTGTGATTGGTCAGGTGCCACCCCTAAGTATTTCCCTGATTGGACATGAGAATCGTCAGTGTTGACTAATTTTTTACCTACAAGTTTGGTAGACTAGCATGAAAGGATAAAAATGAAGAACGTCAGTATGCACATCAACTTCAATTTAAATTGAGAGAAATAATACACTCATGGTCAACTCATAATTtattaaataattatttttttgcaaatggCCTACACATTACAGTATAATGGGGTGAGTCATGTATATTTTCTAGATGTGCAGTAGCTAATGTAGGATTCTGTCTGTAgacacaaaggaaaacaaacattAACATGTAAGGACAAAACAAAAGATGAGTAAATTAATACAGACATGTAAACATATACAAATATTGGCACCAAATGATAATGACAAAAAGGCATGGGACCCAATGATTTGGTGATCAATCTTTGACCAACTGCTGCCATAAAATAGTTTGCACCAGTAGCTTAAAGTGAGGGAGACAAGCAAGCTGCACATTATTTAATGAGAATAAGTATTCTAATGTAACCTTTAGCTATACAATAAATAATGATTGACAAAAATAAGTGAGCATCTCGACTGATCACATTAGTGTGGTATCTGGTTACATTTAGAAAGAGAAAACATTCAGTCTGACAGGTGCAGGCAGTCAGGGAATATTTAGTATGCACAGACAAAACTTAGGGAAGAACATACATAGGGTTTACTTAATTTCACATTTCTGGATTATATTAAAGACAGACAAATGGCGGTTGTTTGTTTGCATAGAATTATAATGTGTGACAtggaaaagcattctgttgcaTTTCCACAAAACGATGTTCTGGTATTGACCACATTAACACAGTGCTTCACTTTTGGGAAAGGGTGAAAGATCTGGAATATTGCTTTGCaaatatttaacattttattaTCCTGATCCTACAATGAAACAATGCATTGGTGCTCATATCCCAGTCAAGCAGGGATCCAGCTAACACCAGGGGGCTCCAGACAGAACAGGAATGAGAACAATGCATACAGTTCTCTATATCCAATCTGGGTGAAACCATGCATTACATTgaattgtttttctgtctgGTATGACACTCAGTGAATATGCTCACCATCATCATGATGCTCAGTCCTGTGTCAATGCAGCATACAGTACTTGTATAGTTTTTGTTGTATGGCTTTAGTTAGTGTAAATTATCTTGGGGACCATGCATGCACCCAACTGTTATGCATATCTTAGctagtgtcaacaatgtaatttatacacgttatttgttggtttaCTTTGTAAGTAAACGTTGTCATAAGCAGCTTTCATTTCTAGTCATCTAGTTACAAGAAAATAACAATCAGGTTTGTGACATTGCAGGTGGTTTAGTGCTAAAATACAAGTctaatattcacacacacacacacatatataaaagTAGTGTAAATAACCCCTGATAGTTCATTGTACCGCCTGAGTGTGGTACATTTATAAATGTAGGAGATGGTTCTTCTGGTTTACAGATCATTTCAGACCAGAGCATAGTATTCTACAGTAATATTGTCATCACTCTGGAGTTCACATTATTGGATGGTTCACAAAATCAATAAATGTAATTTCTGAGATGAGAAACATGGTATAGTATTTTATAGGTCAGGGTCATTTGAATTTGTTAATTCAGGAAGACTGACCTGAGGAGTCAAAATCAAAGTAAAAAAAGGACATCCTTCAAACCATATGTGACAGAACAGTAGCCTACTTTGCAAACTGCAAATAGATTATTAATGTTGGACGTATTAATTTCTATATTCCAGTATTTCAAAACCTCCAATGGTTATATTCTGAAACAACATGGCTCAGAAATGATTAATATTATCTTATTAATCCAATATAAGAGGTAGTAGAGACTCCTCTGGTCACTCCTTTAACACATCAATATATATCAGGACAGTCAGTGTACTTCCTATCAAAGTATCCACCTGTGTAGAGCCAGTCCTGGGCCCCTGTGTGAGGATTGGTTCCCAACCGGAACCACCTATGAGACGGTAGTGGAAAAGCAAATGTGAGCAATGTTGAAGGCACCCTATTACATCATATGAAACCCACTTTCTAAGAGGCGCTTGTTAAGCCAAACAAACCTGGTAGACCACTCGCCTTCATCCTTGGAACGTTCCTTTCGTGCagttctctgtttctcctccagCCTGTCCTTCTCTACACTTGCTGTGTCTACAAAGGTATATAGGGTCAGCCCTTATCAAATTTCCACATACATATGTGTTTGTATATGCATGAG encodes:
- the LOC134018782 gene encoding proteasomal ubiquitin receptor ADRM1-like yields the protein MSSGALFPSLVSGSRGSSSKYLVEFRAGKMTLKGSTVTPDKRKGQVYIQQTDDSLIHFCWKDRTTGNVDDDLIIFPDDCEFKRVNQCTTGRVFVLKFKAGSKRLFFWMQEPKTDKDEEYCRKVNEYLNNPPMPGALGSGGSGGSGGHELSALGGEGGLQSLLGNMSHNQLMQLIGPTGLGGLGGLGALAGPGLASLLGSGASSASNSSTSPTSAVSPTSTSAATRLGSSQVPTTPITPSATSAASPTSSPSTPAVPPLSAGASSPTQAIQLSDLQSILATMNVPSSGQGVDLASVVTPEVMAPILANTEVQQRLLPFLPSGEALLQSPDELHNTITSPQFQQSMSMFSSALASGQLGPLMNQFGLPAEAVDAANKGDVEAFAKAMETDTKSDQEDESKDKKDDDEDMSLD